The following is a genomic window from Burkholderia oklahomensis C6786.
CGTGACAGATGCCAGCCTAGCAACTCCCGCGTATGGCAGTCGATCACCAGCGCCAGCGTCGCCCACCCATCACGACCAGCCCAAACGCGGCACATATCGGTCGACCAGCGTTCGTTCGGCGCAGTCGCAACCGACGGCATGGCTTGAACACGCGGCCGAAAGCCAACTGGCCGTTTGCGAACCTGCCAGCCCATCAATCGGAAGATCCGCTGCACCGTGTTCTTGTTGAACCCAAGCAAATGCGCGACCGTCCGATACCCGAACGACGGCGACTCCTCAATCAGCGCCTTGATCGGCTCGGCAAACCGGGCTTGCACCTTCGGTTCGGACTTGACCGGCCGGTAATACATCGTGCGACGCGGCACCTCGAACCAGCGGCACAGCTTTGAAATCGAGACGGCGATGCCTTCGTCTTTGAGTCCCTGGCGGATCGTCTCGATCACTTCTCGTCCTCGCC
Proteins encoded in this region:
- a CDS encoding IS3 family transposase, with protein sequence MIETIRQGLKDEGIAVSISKLCRWFEVPRRTMYYRPVKSEPKVQARFAEPIKALIEESPSFGYRTVAHLLGFNKNTVQRIFRLMGWQVRKRPVGFRPRVQAMPSVATAPNERWSTDMCRVWAGRDGWATLALVIDCHTRELLGWHLSRSGKASTASSALEHALIARFGTLGRVPKPFLLRSDNGLVFTSRDYTALVRSYGLRQEFITPHCPQQNGMVERVIRTLKEQCVHRHRFETLQHASRAIADWIQFYNHRRPHQALKMKTPAEAFALAA